CAGAAAGTAAGTACGTAAAAAACAATACGTAAAGGCAAAGATTTTCTAATATTCAGGTTCATAAATTATTTTATCGATTTGGCGGATTTGTAAAAATCTTCGTATTTAAAGTCGGAATTCAAATTACCGGCGTCTTTTAAAATATCGTAAGCGTGTTGAAAGCTTTCTCTGGATAATTCTCCGTAGCTCACTTTATCTTCAGGAACAATCAATTCGAGCATTTTTTCAAGCATCCATTTTTGATGAGCGTAATTACCGGGCACGTGCTCTTCTTTCATTATCTTTAAAACAATTTCCAAAGCTTCTTCAGGATTTTCTTTTGCATATAACCAACCCCTAAAACTCGCCTGATAAAATTTTTCTATCTCATTTTTTTTGTTTTTTAAAGTGCTTGATTTAGAATACAACCCGTCTTCAGGGACATTATATCCGTAATCATTAAGAAAAAACCGGATTAATTCGTCTTCATTGATACCCGAATTGATAATCTGATCATATTCATTATAATACGTAACCGTAAGTATATCTATGCCGCCCATCAAAAATAAATTGACGGAAGAATTAAATAAAATCCAATTAACATTAAGATTATTATTTTTTACGAAAATTCGCGGTAATTCATCAAAACCGCTTTTCCAGATACCGACTTTCTTATTATTGAAATCATTGATATTTAGAATGCCTCCGGATTTTTTTGTAACGAATAATAATGATGATTTCTGGGATAATTGCCCGACGTTGACTAAATCAATACCGTTAGAATAAGCAGTTAATCCGGATATAAGAAATAATGAGACTATATCTACATTATCTTTTTTCAATTGTTCCAAAACATTTTGCGAAGATACGGGATGTGTAATTTGAACATCAAGATTTAACTCCTCATAAAATCCCTTTTCCCGCGCTACATAATAACCTGCAAATTGCGCTTGCGGATACCATTGCGGCATAAAAACTATTTGCGAGTTTAAGTTTAAGGCAAGAAGTATTAATATTACAATTGAAAAAATTCTATACATGTTATATTTTAAAAAAATGTAAAGTTTTGCAAAGATAATAAAATTGATTTGCAATTGGTTTTTGATTCCTTTGATGTTTAAGTTTTTGTGTATAATAAATCTTAACCGTTACTTAGAACGTTGCGAGAAATTCCATGAATAGAAACGTAGGCTTTTATACTATTGTTTTTTGTTAAGAGAGAAATTTACTTGTATTACTAATAAATTATTGGTTGCAATTTGTATATGTAAATCTGAACAGATACATCTCCATTGAAGATAGGTTTAAAAAACTTTGATATTGTTGTAAAGGCGGAGAATGGAACAACTATTAGAACATATTCAATTGCTGCTGCACGGGGAGATGTAACCATTTATGAAATAGAAGCGTGAGTTTTGGAAAGGGAGGAATTATTTCACCGGAAGATATATTGTTTGTCATAGAAGGTGAAAGACAGAATTTTTTTTATTCTTAATGACGGATATATTGTTGATCAAGTATTAATTGTACTATAGCAAGACAAATGTATTAAGACTTCCGACAAGTTGAATTACATCATTTACAGAAATTTATCTGTTTTTATTCTCAAAACTGAAAATAAATAAATGCTTGTAAATCCGCAGTAATAAATTGATATAAGAAGAATACTACAATAATCACAATCAACGCCATAAGCCAAAGAGGAAGCAGGGCGAAATTTATTCTGTACCAACGTTTAAATCTTTCGGGAAGCCAATGAATTATCATTCCTATTACAAAAAGAATGAAAATATAACGATATTCATAAAGTATGTCCGGAATAATATCTATCTGCCATTTACTACCTATACGTAAAATCATATTTTTGGCGGTTTCCCATGCTGTTCTGTTTGCTTCAACAGGATCTAAATTAGAGCCGGAACGGAAAAATAATCGTGTGAAAGTGATAAATACAAAAGTCAACATTATATTCCAACTGTTATTCAGCCATATAATTTGTTTTCCGGGTTTTATAAAAGAGTAGATGTAATCAATAAATGTTCCCAAAAAGATTATTCCCATCCAAATCATACCTATATTGAAAGCCGGATGACTGTAATAATAATTGGCTATGTAAAATGCTGCAAATGAAAGAAATGTTAAGAGTACACGACTGTCTTTTGCCAGGTTTTTCCATAATTTGTAAATAATTATTCCGAATCCGTTTAATCCGCCCCAGATTACAAAATTCCAGCTCGCTCCATGCCAGAGTCCGCCCAGCAACATGGTAATCATAAGATTAATATATGTTCTTGAAACTCCTTTTCTACTTCCGCCTAAAGGAATGTAAAGATAATCTTTAAGCCATGTTGAAAGAGAGATATGCCATCTTTTCCAGAAATTGCCGCAATTTGTTGCTTTATATGGTGAATTGAAGTTTTTCGGAAGATAAAATCCCATCAACATTGCAACTCCTATTGCAATATCAGTATATCCGGAAAAGTCTGCATAAACTTGCAGCGAATACACAAAAATTGCCATAAGATTTTCGAAACCAGTAAATAAATTCGGATTGGCGAAGATTCTGTCGGCAAAATTTACGGCAAGATAATCGCTGAGAATTATCTTCTTAATCAATCCGTTCAAAATCCAAAAAACGGCAATTCCGAATTGCCTGCGCGAAAGGAAATATTTTGTGTATAACTGAGGTACGAATTGATTTGCTCTAACAATGGGGCCGGCAACTAACTGCGGAAAGAAAGATGTGTAAAACCCGAAGTTTAAAATGTTATTAACGGGTTTAACTAAATCTCTTCTTATATCAACCAAATAGCTAATATTCTGAAAAGTATAAAAAGAAATTCCTACCGGGAGAAGAATTTTTCCGGTATCAAAAAGAGTTGTACCGCTTAAATCATTAGCCCATTTACATAAATAATTGACAACAACTAAATCTGTGCCGAAAATGTTGTTATATACATCGGTGAAAAAATATGCATATTTAAAATAGAATAAAACCAGCAAGTTTATAAATACCCCGATAAAAACGAGTAGGTTTTTTGTAGATTTCTTTTTTGCCGAAAAGATTTTCTTGCCTATGAAAAATCCGTATAAAGTTGAGAAAATCAATATCAAAACAAATAATCCGGAAGTTTTGTAATAAAAGAATAAACTTATCAGAAATAAATATGTATTTCTTAATAAAATTTTATTTTTCAGTAAACTGAATCCGGCAAAAACAATAGCAAAGAAGGCCCAGAAATAGAATTGAGTGAATAATAAAGGCTGCTGCTCATCAAAAATAAATATAAGCTTTAAGAAGGATATTATATTTTCAATAAAATTATCCATTAATTTTCACTTTCCAAGTTTATAGAAATATTATTCATTGTTATTCTTTTACTTTCTAAATAAGAATATATCATTTCATCCTTTCATTTTGTATCATAATCCTTTTGTACTTCACCTAAATATGCTTTTATAAAAGCGTTAAAAAACAGATCTCCAATTAATTCATATCCGATATTAGTGAAATGCACTTTATCGGTTTTTGCAAGTTTTGCTCTTTCCCATTTAACCATTGATTTTAGTCCGCCCATAACCTCAAACTGATCCCAAACCGCACCTTTTGTTTTTTCAGCTAATCGGAAGAATAATTCTCTGACAATAATACCTCTCGTATTAACCTTATAATCATTTTTTGAGATTCGGAAGTAACTGTCGTTATTTGTGATAAAAAGAAAAGCACATTCCGGATTAACTTTCCTTATCTTGTCAATCAACAGCAGATAATTTTCGACAAAAACATTCTCGTCAAATTCTGTTTCGGATGCATCATTAATTCCGAGTCCGAAGATAACAAGGTCTGGATTAATACTTTCCAGGTCTAAAGAAAAATATTCGCATTTTAGAAAAGATGCAACACTTGCGCCGTTAACCCCAATTGAATGATATGTAATTCCCGGCTCATCATTTTCAAGTAAAATTCCGGTTAATGTAAATGTTCCGTTTTCTTCATTCGGAATGTTTACAATAAAAGAATCATAAAAATCATCAACGCAGAAAGTGTAGGTTCTCCGTTGGGTATCTTTCTCCCAATAACTATATTCGGTATTATCAATAATTATTGTCGGATTGATTTCCGAATTTTCGGAAAAAGCGAATAATTTGATCTTATTGGTGCGATATTTTACAGTATCTTGAAGTGTTATTTTTATATGTGAAAATTTTTCATCGGTATAAATTGCAATTCCGGTAACGCCGAGCGGTTTCGGCAGGCTATCGTAAACATTCCTGATAAGATTGAAATCGCCATGCTTTGTTACAGAATAATCTAAAGGATTATTACATTTTCTTGCCGCGGAATACGGAAAAATTATTCCGCGACTGCCGATGTTTTCATTAAATACGTTTAACAGATTTATTCTGATTCGATTCGGGAGAATACCCGCTTGTACGTGAGAACCTCCGAAATGAATAATGTTAATATTGCCGTCGTTATTTTTTGTGATCGAATCTAATTTCCGGAAGAAAGGAATTATCAAAGACGAATCCTTGTTATAGACAAGTACGTTTTTGTCGAGATTAATAAAATCAAGATTTTCCAGATTGATTTGAGCATAAATATTTCCGCAGAAGATGAAAGATAATACAACTAATATAATTCTCATTTTACTCATAAATAATTGTATCATTGATTTGTTGATAATGGCTAACAGAATCTTCTTCATTTAAAAGAAGATTTAATGCTTCGAGGTACAAATCTTCGGAAACAGATTTTTTATATTTGAAGAAATCGTAAAATATGTTCAAATTGTTTACAAAGGAATTTCCTATAATATTTGCACCTTGCGGAGTAAAATGTACATAATCATTGACGGCGTAACCGTTCTGAACCCAAACCGGCATTGAATTTTCTCCTCCCATGGCATTGTACATATCCCAAAACGTTGCTCCGTTTTTTGTAACCGCTTCTTTGATGGAATTGACAAAATCGGGCAACAATGAGTATGTTACCATTTCTCCGTCTTTCTTTGTGCTCATATCGGAAGGACCGATAAAAATGATTTTTAAATCCGGATTAATCTTTTTTAGATATGCAATCTGATGTGCAATAAGGTTT
The Bacteroidales bacterium DNA segment above includes these coding regions:
- a CDS encoding ABC transporter substrate-binding protein, coding for MYRIFSIVILILLALNLNSQIVFMPQWYPQAQFAGYYVAREKGFYEELNLDVQITHPVSSQNVLEQLKKDNVDIVSLFLISGLTAYSNGIDLVNVGQLSQKSSLLFVTKKSGGILNINDFNNKKVGIWKSGFDELPRIFVKNNNLNVNWILFNSSVNLFLMGGIDILTVTYYNEYDQIINSGINEDELIRFFLNDYGYNVPEDGLYSKSSTLKNKKNEIEKFYQASFRGWLYAKENPEEALEIVLKIMKEEHVPGNYAHQKWMLEKMLELIVPEDKVSYGELSRESFQHAYDILKDAGNLNSDFKYEDFYKSAKSIK
- a CDS encoding MBOAT family protein, which translates into the protein MDNFIENIISFLKLIFIFDEQQPLLFTQFYFWAFFAIVFAGFSLLKNKILLRNTYLFLISLFFYYKTSGLFVLILIFSTLYGFFIGKKIFSAKKKSTKNLLVFIGVFINLLVLFYFKYAYFFTDVYNNIFGTDLVVVNYLCKWANDLSGTTLFDTGKILLPVGISFYTFQNISYLVDIRRDLVKPVNNILNFGFYTSFFPQLVAGPIVRANQFVPQLYTKYFLSRRQFGIAVFWILNGLIKKIILSDYLAVNFADRIFANPNLFTGFENLMAIFVYSLQVYADFSGYTDIAIGVAMLMGFYLPKNFNSPYKATNCGNFWKRWHISLSTWLKDYLYIPLGGSRKGVSRTYINLMITMLLGGLWHGASWNFVIWGGLNGFGIIIYKLWKNLAKDSRVLLTFLSFAAFYIANYYYSHPAFNIGMIWMGIIFLGTFIDYIYSFIKPGKQIIWLNNSWNIMLTFVFITFTRLFFRSGSNLDPVEANRTAWETAKNMILRIGSKWQIDIIPDILYEYRYIFILFVIGMIIHWLPERFKRWYRINFALLPLWLMALIVIIVVFFLYQFITADLQAFIYFQF
- a CDS encoding GDSL-type esterase/lipase family protein, with amino-acid sequence MKKILLAIINKSMIQLFMSKMRIILVVLSFIFCGNIYAQINLENLDFINLDKNVLVYNKDSSLIIPFFRKLDSITKNNDGNINIIHFGGSHVQAGILPNRIRINLLNVFNENIGSRGIIFPYSAARKCNNPLDYSVTKHGDFNLIRNVYDSLPKPLGVTGIAIYTDEKFSHIKITLQDTVKYRTNKIKLFAFSENSEINPTIIIDNTEYSYWEKDTQRRTYTFCVDDFYDSFIVNIPNEENGTFTLTGILLENDEPGITYHSIGVNGASVASFLKCEYFSLDLESINPDLVIFGLGINDASETEFDENVFVENYLLLIDKIRKVNPECAFLFITNNDSYFRISKNDYKVNTRGIIVRELFFRLAEKTKGAVWDQFEVMGGLKSMVKWERAKLAKTDKVHFTNIGYELIGDLFFNAFIKAYLGEVQKDYDTK